GGCAACGGAGGGTAAAGAAGGGTGACATAGGCGATGAAATGTCAGGAAGTACATTCTCTTATCCAGCATTACTTTGAGGGGAAGGTAGATGAATACACGAAAATTAAAGTGCACCATCACTTGGCGCAATGCCCAAGCTGCACAGAGAATTTTCAAATGTGGAAGCGTGGAGATGAAGTCATTCAAGGCTCTCTTACCCCACATCAAGTTGCTAGCCCTTCTACCAAACCACAGGTAATGAGTCAGGTCATGGAGAGAATTAAACAAGAAGAGAAATGGGCAAACCCAACCGTTAAGAATGTTAGGTCGTATAAAAGAAAAACCAAGCGAGCCTTCACGATCGTTGCCTGTATGCTTATGTTATTTTTTGCTATTCTTGTTACTTCCACATTTATTCCACAGCAGGAAGTTGTTACTGAGGAGACTCCGTCTATAACAAATTCAGAGTTAGATCAATGGGAACATACGATAGTTATGAAAGAGCGTATTCAGGGTGTAGAAACCTCCATGAACTTCAATGTTGTAGCAAGTATTAGTGATCCGCTTATCTATTCTATGCCTGAAGAGGAGCAGAACGGTGTTGGCTACTCTTTGATTTTTTCCGTTTTTGGCTTGTTATGCATTATCATAAGTCTCAGCTGGATCACTCGAGTTTAATAGGTATGGGAAGGCTTCTAAAAAGAAGTCTTTTTTGTTTGTATATGTTTGTATATGTTAGTATAGGAAGATAAGAGAATAGGAGCTAGAGATACTATTGAAAAAAGTATTGTATGGCTAATAAAAAGGAGGGGGCACACTTGCTTGAAAATCAAGTTGAAGGAGCCTTTCGGCAAATAGAAGCAGGTCTGGTGGATGAAGGATTAAGTACATTAGCAAAGCTATTACATGATCCCAGAATGGACGATGAACTGAGGTTTGAAACAGCTCAATTTTACTATCAATTTGGCTTCCTTACTGAAGCGATTGAAATTTTAGAGAAGCTTTTACAAGCGTATCAGGGAGAGCCAGAGATTATTTTACAGTTAGCTGAGTTGTATATGGAGAATGATGATAATGATAAGTCTCTAGAGCTTCTAGAGAGTATTACTATAGATCAAGGTGATGATTACCTTAGAGCTATTCTGTTAACGTCTGAACTTTATATGATGGATGGACTATTTGAGGTGGCAGAAAGTAAGGTGAAAAAGGCTTTGGCTCTGTTTCCTGAGGAGCAGGTCCTTTATACAGCTTTAGGAGAAATCTTCTATCATCAGGAAAAATACTCACTTGCTGTTCTGAATTATGAAAAAGGCTCTGTCATTTCTACTTATGCCAGACTTGCTGATTGCTACGCTCATCTTGGTGAGTTTGAACGTGCGCTGGATTATTACAAAAAAGCAACTCTAACAGATAAAGGGAGTGCAGAGCTACTGTTTGGCTATGGCTTTGTTGCTTATCAGCTTGGTGAACTAGAACTGGCAAGCAAAAAGTTTACGGAGCTCTTAGAGCTAGATCCTTTCTATACATCAGCGTATTCATTATTGTCAGAAGCTCTAGGACAGCAGGGCAAAAGAGTTGAAGCGATTCATTATTTAGATCAAGGGATCAAGTATGATCAAACAAACCCAGCACTTTTCTATTTAAAAGGACTGCTCTTGAGACAGCAATCAGAGCATCAAGAAAGTCAAAGATGGTTACAGCAGGCACTAGAGCTCGACGAATCTAATACGCTAGTATTGGACGAGCTATTAGCTTTATATATGGATGTAGAAGATTGGGATAAAGCTCAAGAGACGATAGATAAACTATTAGATGTAGTACCTGAGAGAAGTGATATTTACTTGCAAAAAGGACGGCTAAATGAACACCTAGAAAGGTGGGAGGATGCGGAACAGGCGTATCGTCAAGCGCTTGAGCTTAATCCAGATTCAACAGACGTTCTCAATCAATTGGGATATTTGCTACGTGATGAAGGCAGATTAAATGAAGCTCTGGAGTATTGGCAGAAGTCTATACTGATAGAACCAGATCAAGACGAAATTGCTCAGCTTCTACAACAGGAATAAGCTTTATTCGAATAGTATATCTTTCATTAAATCACCTCATACTGATTATTAAAATAGTATGAGGTGATTTTTTATGAGCCTTTCAGAGTATCTTCTGTATAGAGATATCCAAGACCTAAATAAGATGGCAAATATTTATGAGTGTGAGTGTAATAGAAATTCAAAGCTGGAGCTGGTACAGGCTATTCATTACCAAATGCTTAATCGTTCATTTTTTTTGAAGTATGTACAGGAATTAGATGAATCTTTTATTGCCTTTTCTACATATATTATATTTCAACCTACTCGCATGTTCACAGTAGAGGATTTAATGGCAAAGGGGAGCTATATTTTGGCTCTATTCTCTAGTGAGATGAATCCTCGTAAATGGATCAGTCAATTAATGTCCAGTGGATGGCTTTTTCCTATTACTACAAAAAATCATATCCAGCTTGAAATACCCCTTGATTTATCTATTTTCTTACGTAAAGAATGGGGGAGCTATTGGCTTCGACTTATGCCAAATCAAACTAAAAGTCTGCCCTTTGAAGCAGTTAGAAGGAAGGAAGAGTTTGTTCTTGTCGCTGATCTTCGATTATTCTTAGCTAAACTGAGTGAGGAAGCATTCCCAATGACAGTCGATGGAAGTATTCATAAAAAGCCTTTACATGCTTTGCTATCCTTAATGTCTGTGCAGGAGGTTCCACTATCAGACAGTAAATGGAGATTTGGTTACGGTAGAAGATTTCCGCATTATCCCAATCGTTTTGCCCTTATTTATGATTTTTGCTTTCACAAGGGCTGGATTCAAGAGGATGGTGGCCAGGTCTATGTATCGATCTCAGGTCAACAAGAAGTAGAGGATATGTCTACTAAGGAAATTCTAGAGGATATTCGAGCCTATTGGCTAAGGGTTTATCGAAAACCAATTCCTTCCTTACCATTTATTACGACACTTATTCTGGAACTATGTAAAGATAGGTGGATTTCAGATTCAGATATGTTTCATGCATTGAAAAAGTGGTTAAAACAGTATTATTATGATGATGTGAAAGCCATATTTGAGCAACGCATTGTTCAAATGCTCATTCACCTAGGTTATGTTGAGGTAACGATTGATCCGGTAAAAGAACAACAATATATTAAATCCTGCGTCTAAATGTACAGTAAATCCTTTTTTCAGCACAAAAAAAGAAGGGAAATTTAAGAGGGTAGAGAATAAAATAAAGGATAAGGAGGGGCTTACATGCATCAGTTAGTATCAGTTGAAGCAAAGCGTACGTTTTTGGACTGGTTTTTAAATACATTTGAGCTACAGAAAAAAGAGTGTGCCTGGCTCCTTACCTATTTAAAATCTGATGATACTCTCTTAGAAAAAGTACGTTTTGTTGATGAGCTTATTCCGAATCAAAAATCGATTTTTATGTCGACCACCTGCACCTCGGATATTTCTTTTAAGTTCAATAAAAAGACATTTATGACAACTGATGTAGAAAGAGCTTTTCATGATATTCGCTTACATCCAGAGGAGTATATTTATTTAAAGCTAACGTTTAAAAAAGCAGAATCATCACCAGAATATGCAGCTGTACGGGAGGTAAATCCAATGGAGAAGTATAATACGACTTCAAATAGCTGGTATAGCCTGTTAGCAGAAATGGTTCTCGACGAAGCGATTGAAAAATATCAAAAAGAGCAATTATATCAGCAAATTGAAATGAGCTTGAAGCAGAATGATAAGGAGAGCTTTTTGCGATTAAGTAAGCGCTGGGCAAAGCTAAATGAGGGAGAGGCTTAAATGCTTGGGAATTTTATTTTACTTATGAATCAGTTATAATAGAGTAAGCTTTATTGTTGCACCCGATCATTAATGATCGGGTATTCTTTATACTATCAGAGTATATAAGTTTAGATGGAGATAGTACAAAAAACTAAGGCTTTCGCCAGGACTTGGGGATAGCCAAGATTTCTAGATGGAGGAGAGTATAATGAAGTGGGAATTAGGATCGATTCAAGAATATGTACAAGCAAAAGAGTACATAGATACAGCTATTATTCCACTGGTAACGATTGAGGCTGGGGAGAATTCCATTTCTTCAGCTCGGCAGGTGCAATACATAGTGAATCTAGCGAATCAAATCGAAGGGCAAATAAGGGGTAGGGCCATGCTTTTCCCGGTACTATCCATTGTACCGCGTTATACGGATGAGCAGTTGACGGAGCTTCTAAATGAATATGTCAAGCAACTACAGCAGGACGGTTTTAAAAATGTTGTTTTTTTGACACAAAAATCTTGGCTGGAGCAAAGACAGGTGAATGTGTCTGGCGATATACTTAGAGTGCAGGATTCTGAAGCTCAAAGTGTGGACGATTTGAAGGGCGATATTCTAAAAGAAGCAAAGCGGTTAACACAAACGTTTATTCAGATTTGGAATAGGTAAAAATAACA
This region of Bacillus horti genomic DNA includes:
- a CDS encoding anti-sigma factor family protein, with product MKCQEVHSLIQHYFEGKVDEYTKIKVHHHLAQCPSCTENFQMWKRGDEVIQGSLTPHQVASPSTKPQVMSQVMERIKQEEKWANPTVKNVRSYKRKTKRAFTIVACMLMLFFAILVTSTFIPQQEVVTEETPSITNSELDQWEHTIVMKERIQGVETSMNFNVVASISDPLIYSMPEEEQNGVGYSLIFSVFGLLCIIISLSWITRV
- a CDS encoding tetratricopeptide repeat protein, with the protein product MLENQVEGAFRQIEAGLVDEGLSTLAKLLHDPRMDDELRFETAQFYYQFGFLTEAIEILEKLLQAYQGEPEIILQLAELYMENDDNDKSLELLESITIDQGDDYLRAILLTSELYMMDGLFEVAESKVKKALALFPEEQVLYTALGEIFYHQEKYSLAVLNYEKGSVISTYARLADCYAHLGEFERALDYYKKATLTDKGSAELLFGYGFVAYQLGELELASKKFTELLELDPFYTSAYSLLSEALGQQGKRVEAIHYLDQGIKYDQTNPALFYLKGLLLRQQSEHQESQRWLQQALELDESNTLVLDELLALYMDVEDWDKAQETIDKLLDVVPERSDIYLQKGRLNEHLERWEDAEQAYRQALELNPDSTDVLNQLGYLLRDEGRLNEALEYWQKSILIEPDQDEIAQLLQQE
- a CDS encoding ReoY family proteolytic degradation factor, with amino-acid sequence MHQLVSVEAKRTFLDWFLNTFELQKKECAWLLTYLKSDDTLLEKVRFVDELIPNQKSIFMSTTCTSDISFKFNKKTFMTTDVERAFHDIRLHPEEYIYLKLTFKKAESSPEYAAVREVNPMEKYNTTSNSWYSLLAEMVLDEAIEKYQKEQLYQQIEMSLKQNDKESFLRLSKRWAKLNEGEA
- a CDS encoding DUF2487 family protein — translated: MKWELGSIQEYVQAKEYIDTAIIPLVTIEAGENSISSARQVQYIVNLANQIEGQIRGRAMLFPVLSIVPRYTDEQLTELLNEYVKQLQQDGFKNVVFLTQKSWLEQRQVNVSGDILRVQDSEAQSVDDLKGDILKEAKRLTQTFIQIWNR